In Brienomyrus brachyistius isolate T26 chromosome 14, BBRACH_0.4, whole genome shotgun sequence, the following proteins share a genomic window:
- the zgc:163014 gene encoding uncharacterized protein zgc:163014 isoform X2, which produces MGKVQFFALWSLSEAPRQFISKCNRLHYQIQVPLPLPMQLVVFGLGDWAIYSSGTTISVEVLVSQDLKPQLIGTLSSQTRCLVWEGDWRLDLLTEALRRSEQGIYGKIVLTVSGEVTPKIICSTPLSSQKRLSLAEWDACQQVKAPDGTASQESTVQNICYADLKSSKAEMEDSGQKAKKSHVWPTDKTPRRTVIGRRGQLVLEAEELGSFRDSERVSSPQRRRLSSPPEGHAVPVKVKKCRAVRPSTRWCHAMCMSDPETAVVIGGEAMDQARCPDTLWKLEIDSNFWFPMDSPGSGHIPCCSRGLSATFDPESKAVYVYGGLKRDGRHGDVHVLDTLTWKWKLIAARGDIPALAYHSAVIYKKELFVFGGIRPSGCPDGRACSNALYIFNPEFELWYQPIVEGDRPLPRFGHSMTLLSDKMIIFGGRKTSAYLNDLHVLDLGFMEYIGVKYEDVPPLPRGFHAAISLGHNRILISGGCCAMGALQDLHVFSLETGSWSAVSCPALCSQPRAGHSMLSLGAPDSADEGDGSCYTVLVFGGSDCAGTFYNNTIKCAVEIPEVKLGPRSKRWY; this is translated from the exons ATGGGAAAGGTTCAGTTTTTCGCTCTCTGGTCCTTAAGCGAAGCGCCCCGTCAGTTCATCAG CAAGTGCAACCGCCTGCACTATCAGATCCAGGTGCCGTTACCTTTGCCCATGCAGCTGGTGGTGTTCGGTCTAGGAGACTGGGCCATTTATTCTAGTGGTACGACCATCTCGGTTGAGGTGCTTGTAAGCCAGGACCTGAAGCCGCAGCTCATCGGGACACTTTCATCTCAAACAAG GTGTCTTGTCTGGGAGGGAGACTGGAGATTGGATCTGTTGACAGAAGCTTTGCGGCGGTCAGAGCAAGGCATCTATGGAAAGATTGTGCTCACCGTCAGTGGGGAG GTGACACCCAAGATTATCTGCAGCACTCCACTGTCGTCACAGAAACGCCTCAGTCTCGCTGAATGGGACGCATGTCAACAG GTTAAAGCACCGGATGGGACGGCCTCTCAGGAGAGTACAGTCCAGAACATCTGCTATGCAGATCTCAAAAGCAGCAAGGCCGAAATGGAGGACTCTGGTCAGAAAGCCAAAAAGTCACATGTATGGCCTACG GATAAGACTCCCAGGCGGACCGTGATTGGGAGGAGAGGCCAGCTGGTGTTGGAAGCAGAGGAGCTGGGCAGCTTCAGGGACTCTGAACGGGTGTCCAGTCCCCAGAGACGGAGGCTGAGCTCACCGCCGGAGGGACACGCTGTCCCCGTGAAGGTGAAGAAGTGCCGGGCAG TGCGCCCATCGACACGCTGGTGTCACGCCATGTGCATGAGTGATCCGGAGACTGCTGTCGTGATTGGTGGGGAGGCGATGGACCAAGCCCGGTGTCCGGACACTCTTTGGAAGCTGGAGATAG ACAGCAATTTTTGGTTTCCGATGGACTCCCCTGGGTCTGGGCACATCCCGTGCTGTTCCCGTGGTCTCTCTGCGACCTTTGACCCAGAATCTAAGGCGGTGTATGTGTATGGTGGTTTGAAGCGGGACGGTCGCCATGGTGATGTCCACGTCCTCGACACCCTGACCTGGAAGTGGAAGCTTATCGCC GCCAGAGGAGACATCCCAGCCCTGGCGTACCACAGTGCCGTCATCTACAAGAAGGAGCTCTTTGTGTTTGGTGGCATCCGGCCCAGCGGATGCCCCGATGGCAGGGCCTGTAGCAACGCCCTGTACATCTTCAACCCTGAGTTTGAGCTCTGGTACCAGCCCATCGTAGAAGGGGACCGACCTCTGCCTAGATTTGG GCATTCGATGACACTGCTGTCAGACAAAATGATTATCTTCGGTGGGAGGAAGACCTCTGCCTACCTGAATGATCTCCACGTCCTGGACCTTG GTTTTATGGAATACATAGGCGTGAAGTATGAGGATGTTCCACCACTGCCTCGTGG ATTCCACGCAGCCATCTCACTGGGCCACAACAGGATCCTCATCAGCGGGGGCTGCTGTGCCATGGGGGCTCTGCAGGATCTGCATGTGTTCAGCCTGG AGACCGGCTCCTGGAGCGCAGTGTCCTGCCCGGCTCTCTGCTCCCAGCCCCGTGCAGGCCACAGCATGCTCAGCCTGGGTGCCCCTGACTCTGCAGATGAGGGCGACGGCAGCTGCTACACCGTCTTGGTGTTCGGGGGCTCGGATTGCGCTGGAACCTTCTACAACAACACCATCAAGTGTGCTGTGGAGATCCCGGAAGTGAAACTGGGCCCAAGGTCCAAAAGGTGGTACTGA
- the zgc:163014 gene encoding uncharacterized protein zgc:163014 isoform X1 produces the protein MGKVQFFALWSLSEAPRQFISKCNRLHYQIQVPLPLPMQLVVFGLGDWAIYSSGTTISVEVLVSQDLKPQLIGTLSSQTRCLVWEGDWRLDLLTEALRRSEQGIYGKIVLTVSGEVTPKIICSTPLSSQKRLSLAEWDACQQQVKAPDGTASQESTVQNICYADLKSSKAEMEDSGQKAKKSHVWPTDKTPRRTVIGRRGQLVLEAEELGSFRDSERVSSPQRRRLSSPPEGHAVPVKVKKCRAVRPSTRWCHAMCMSDPETAVVIGGEAMDQARCPDTLWKLEIDSNFWFPMDSPGSGHIPCCSRGLSATFDPESKAVYVYGGLKRDGRHGDVHVLDTLTWKWKLIAARGDIPALAYHSAVIYKKELFVFGGIRPSGCPDGRACSNALYIFNPEFELWYQPIVEGDRPLPRFGHSMTLLSDKMIIFGGRKTSAYLNDLHVLDLGFMEYIGVKYEDVPPLPRGFHAAISLGHNRILISGGCCAMGALQDLHVFSLETGSWSAVSCPALCSQPRAGHSMLSLGAPDSADEGDGSCYTVLVFGGSDCAGTFYNNTIKCAVEIPEVKLGPRSKRWY, from the exons ATGGGAAAGGTTCAGTTTTTCGCTCTCTGGTCCTTAAGCGAAGCGCCCCGTCAGTTCATCAG CAAGTGCAACCGCCTGCACTATCAGATCCAGGTGCCGTTACCTTTGCCCATGCAGCTGGTGGTGTTCGGTCTAGGAGACTGGGCCATTTATTCTAGTGGTACGACCATCTCGGTTGAGGTGCTTGTAAGCCAGGACCTGAAGCCGCAGCTCATCGGGACACTTTCATCTCAAACAAG GTGTCTTGTCTGGGAGGGAGACTGGAGATTGGATCTGTTGACAGAAGCTTTGCGGCGGTCAGAGCAAGGCATCTATGGAAAGATTGTGCTCACCGTCAGTGGGGAG GTGACACCCAAGATTATCTGCAGCACTCCACTGTCGTCACAGAAACGCCTCAGTCTCGCTGAATGGGACGCATGTCAACAG CAGGTTAAAGCACCGGATGGGACGGCCTCTCAGGAGAGTACAGTCCAGAACATCTGCTATGCAGATCTCAAAAGCAGCAAGGCCGAAATGGAGGACTCTGGTCAGAAAGCCAAAAAGTCACATGTATGGCCTACG GATAAGACTCCCAGGCGGACCGTGATTGGGAGGAGAGGCCAGCTGGTGTTGGAAGCAGAGGAGCTGGGCAGCTTCAGGGACTCTGAACGGGTGTCCAGTCCCCAGAGACGGAGGCTGAGCTCACCGCCGGAGGGACACGCTGTCCCCGTGAAGGTGAAGAAGTGCCGGGCAG TGCGCCCATCGACACGCTGGTGTCACGCCATGTGCATGAGTGATCCGGAGACTGCTGTCGTGATTGGTGGGGAGGCGATGGACCAAGCCCGGTGTCCGGACACTCTTTGGAAGCTGGAGATAG ACAGCAATTTTTGGTTTCCGATGGACTCCCCTGGGTCTGGGCACATCCCGTGCTGTTCCCGTGGTCTCTCTGCGACCTTTGACCCAGAATCTAAGGCGGTGTATGTGTATGGTGGTTTGAAGCGGGACGGTCGCCATGGTGATGTCCACGTCCTCGACACCCTGACCTGGAAGTGGAAGCTTATCGCC GCCAGAGGAGACATCCCAGCCCTGGCGTACCACAGTGCCGTCATCTACAAGAAGGAGCTCTTTGTGTTTGGTGGCATCCGGCCCAGCGGATGCCCCGATGGCAGGGCCTGTAGCAACGCCCTGTACATCTTCAACCCTGAGTTTGAGCTCTGGTACCAGCCCATCGTAGAAGGGGACCGACCTCTGCCTAGATTTGG GCATTCGATGACACTGCTGTCAGACAAAATGATTATCTTCGGTGGGAGGAAGACCTCTGCCTACCTGAATGATCTCCACGTCCTGGACCTTG GTTTTATGGAATACATAGGCGTGAAGTATGAGGATGTTCCACCACTGCCTCGTGG ATTCCACGCAGCCATCTCACTGGGCCACAACAGGATCCTCATCAGCGGGGGCTGCTGTGCCATGGGGGCTCTGCAGGATCTGCATGTGTTCAGCCTGG AGACCGGCTCCTGGAGCGCAGTGTCCTGCCCGGCTCTCTGCTCCCAGCCCCGTGCAGGCCACAGCATGCTCAGCCTGGGTGCCCCTGACTCTGCAGATGAGGGCGACGGCAGCTGCTACACCGTCTTGGTGTTCGGGGGCTCGGATTGCGCTGGAACCTTCTACAACAACACCATCAAGTGTGCTGTGGAGATCCCGGAAGTGAAACTGGGCCCAAGGTCCAAAAGGTGGTACTGA